One Hemibagrus wyckioides isolate EC202008001 linkage group LG09, SWU_Hwy_1.0, whole genome shotgun sequence DNA segment encodes these proteins:
- the id3 gene encoding DNA-binding protein inhibitor ID-3 has protein sequence MKAISPVRSLRSCYEAVCCISEQSLSISRSRSPSEEPVGTLNDMNDCYSRLKELVPSIPQNKSVSQMEILQHVIDYIFDLQIALESPTGTPDMLMALKTSEIKHSLSKENDGALCH, from the exons atgaAGGCCATTAGTCCTGTTCGCTCGTTGAGAAGCTGCTACGAGGCTGTGTGCTGTATTTCGGAGCAGAGTTTGTCCATTAGCCGGAGCCGGAGTCCGAGCGAGGAACCGGTTGGTACTCTGAACGACATGAACGACTGTTACTCCCGCCTGAAGGAGCTGGTTCCGAGCATCCCTCAAAACAAATCCGTCAGCCAGATGGAGATCCTGCAGCATGTCATCGATTATATTTTCGATCTCCAGATCGCGCTGGAAAGCCCTACAGGCACTCCGGACATGCTGATGGCACTCAAG ACCTCAGAGATCAAGCACAGTCTGTCCAAAGAAAATGATGGAGCTCTGTGCCATTAG